The proteins below come from a single Microcoleus sp. FACHB-831 genomic window:
- a CDS encoding alr0857 family protein, producing MLKLTYMETGFHLEHLAQSLEDWVSARVMLALRVGNGVCVQPSTASFLLPADLPELAQLQIEARREGSEIIQMSVCDAEYVEVCLYGTWLSAGSGCGEGVFVTAMSDRTEFFLFKLWQDSQVCTSSLR from the coding sequence ATGCTGAAACTCACTTACATGGAAACCGGATTTCACTTAGAGCATCTGGCTCAATCTCTAGAAGATTGGGTGAGTGCGCGAGTGATGCTGGCGCTACGAGTCGGAAACGGCGTCTGCGTGCAACCCAGTACGGCTTCGTTTTTGCTGCCTGCGGATCTGCCAGAACTAGCTCAGTTGCAGATTGAGGCGCGACGAGAAGGATCGGAAATTATTCAGATGTCTGTCTGCGATGCTGAGTATGTCGAAGTCTGTCTGTATGGAACTTGGTTATCGGCAGGTTCCGGGTGTGGAGAGGGTGTGTTTGTGACGGCGATGAGCGATCGCACTGAATTCTTCCTCTTCAAGCTTTGGCAGGATTCTCAAGTTTGTACCTCTTCTTTGAGGTAA
- a CDS encoding HNH endonuclease has protein sequence MTSATQVLGRSVVVFSRNYLPVSRVNIKRAIILIVTGKAEPLDFAGGSGIAVRSPSVVYQVPEHIRLTIAGAERVWKVPPVNRRELLKRDHHTCQYCGSTKQLTIDHVIPVSKGGKHKWDNVVTACERCNQRKGDRTPLIAGMPLLSQPKAPMHPAVAFAEQFWKEQQEHLE, from the coding sequence GTGACAAGCGCAACTCAAGTGTTAGGTCGATCGGTGGTGGTTTTTTCTAGAAATTACCTCCCAGTCAGTCGAGTAAATATCAAACGAGCAATTATTCTGATTGTTACTGGCAAAGCCGAACCACTTGATTTTGCGGGTGGGAGTGGGATAGCAGTGCGATCGCCCAGTGTAGTTTACCAAGTGCCAGAACATATCCGCTTGACGATAGCTGGCGCTGAACGGGTGTGGAAAGTGCCGCCAGTCAATAGGCGCGAACTGCTCAAGCGAGATCATCACACCTGCCAATACTGCGGCAGCACGAAACAGCTGACGATCGATCACGTCATTCCCGTGTCAAAGGGTGGAAAACACAAATGGGATAACGTAGTTACAGCTTGCGAGAGGTGTAACCAACGAAAGGGCGATCGCACGCCGCTTATAGCTGGTATGCCACTCCTTAGCCAGCCCAAAGCACCAATGCACCCAGCGGTTGCGTTTGCCGAACAGTTCTGGAAAGAGCAGCAAGAACACCTGGAATAG